In Massilia antarctica, the following are encoded in one genomic region:
- a CDS encoding glycosyltransferase → MRIVIDLQGAQSESRFRGIGRYSLALALGVARNAGEHEVWLVLNGALGGAIAELRRAFAGLVPPERIRVFDIVGPVAEIDEGNSARCRAAELMREHFIARLQPDAVLVTSLFEGFVDDAVVSVGAFDGAERTAVVLYDLIPFLNPAAYLGSQTQRTYYERKIASLRKAGLLLSISDYSRQEAIDALGLAPGSVTAISTAVDDSFRPSDSTPEQLAEQTAELRARFGITRQMLMYAPGGFDARKNIDGLITAYCLLPPALRDPHQLLIASKMGERERAELVAHAAKRGLEKDQLILTGYVSDADLIRLYQAAALFIFPSRHEGFGLPALEAMACGALVIGANNTSIPEVVGCAEALFDADRPQSIAEKIAQVLQDPAMQERLRVHGRAQAARFSWDASATKALRALEARFGDVPAPVVPLPAKRPRLAFVSPLPPERTGIADYAAQVLPAMMEHYDIELIVQQDKVVLPPSLAALPRRSAAWFDQNAGQFDRILYQFGNSPFHSHMFGLLARHPGVVVLHDFFISSVLAYEQMNGAIPNGWTDALYEGHGMAALLAGLDPARALDARNQYPCNLAVLRQARRVVVHSQHARELARQWYGPLAAGDWSVVPLPRALPQAEDRASARRALGIADDVFLVCSFGFVAHTKHSQELLDAWIGSTLHANPRCELVLVGANDGGEYGVTINATLAGAGGKRMRIAGWTDEAVYHQYLQAADVGVQLRCQSRGETSAAVLDCLNYGLATIVNANGSMAELPQDAVWGLPDQFSMAQLRDALEGLHADPARRSALGARARTLLHTVHSPAHSARLYAEALESTYAPAAASRGALLAALADQPSLHADDALVRRSAQCLAALPEALAPRQLLVDVTSIARHDLKTGIERVVRMQLIELLARVEPGLRIEPVYLADQDGRCEYRYARDYARRLFGIDCPLPPDQAVDVQAGDRFYSADYAPGAIMAAARKGMYAHWRARGVEVNFLIHDLLPVLRPEFFPEGADHGHAAWLACIAGQADRLVCISDAVRNELQAWLEHTRPEVHGQVKLAVLHHGADIGGAQAIPAPAAARVAAATGGPATFLMVGTIEPRKGHLQALDAFEQLWREGVDANLVIVGAEGWTPLPDGARRTIPRIVERLRGHPQLGQRLQWLKGIGDAELLDLYQNSSCLLVPSEGEGFGLPLIEAARYGLPVLARDIPVFREVAGEHAAYFSGMDGADLAAALREWLEQHGTGTAPASSGMPWITWRENAAQLLDVLAGRRQEVRWPAA, encoded by the coding sequence ATGCGGATTGTGATCGACCTGCAGGGCGCCCAGTCGGAGAGCCGTTTTCGCGGCATCGGCCGTTATTCCCTGGCCCTGGCGCTGGGCGTGGCGCGCAACGCCGGCGAGCATGAAGTCTGGCTGGTCCTGAACGGCGCGCTGGGCGGCGCCATCGCCGAACTGCGGCGCGCCTTTGCCGGCCTGGTGCCGCCCGAACGCATCCGCGTGTTCGACATCGTCGGCCCGGTCGCCGAAATCGACGAAGGCAACAGCGCGCGCTGCCGCGCGGCGGAACTGATGCGCGAGCATTTCATCGCCCGCCTGCAGCCCGACGCGGTGCTGGTCACCAGCCTGTTCGAAGGCTTCGTCGACGATGCCGTGGTGTCGGTCGGCGCCTTCGACGGCGCCGAACGCACGGCGGTGGTGCTGTACGACCTGATCCCGTTTTTAAATCCCGCCGCCTACCTCGGCAGCCAGACCCAGCGCACCTACTACGAGCGCAAGATCGCCTCGCTGCGCAAGGCCGGCCTGCTGCTGTCGATCTCGGACTACTCGCGCCAGGAAGCGATCGACGCCCTCGGCCTGGCACCCGGATCGGTCACCGCCATCTCCACCGCGGTCGACGACAGCTTCCGCCCGTCCGACAGCACCCCCGAACAACTGGCCGAACAAACGGCCGAACTGCGGGCGCGCTTCGGCATCACGCGCCAGATGCTGATGTACGCGCCGGGCGGCTTCGACGCGCGCAAGAACATCGATGGCCTGATCACCGCCTACTGCCTGCTGCCGCCGGCCCTGCGCGACCCCCACCAGCTGCTCATCGCCAGCAAGATGGGCGAGCGCGAACGCGCCGAGCTGGTGGCCCACGCGGCCAAGCGCGGCCTCGAAAAGGACCAGCTGATCCTGACCGGCTATGTCAGCGACGCCGACCTGATTCGCCTGTACCAGGCCGCCGCCCTGTTCATCTTCCCCTCGCGCCACGAAGGCTTCGGCCTGCCGGCGCTCGAAGCGATGGCCTGCGGCGCGCTGGTCATCGGCGCCAACAACACCAGCATCCCCGAAGTGGTGGGCTGCGCCGAAGCGCTGTTCGACGCCGACCGTCCGCAATCGATCGCCGAAAAAATCGCCCAGGTGCTGCAAGACCCGGCCATGCAGGAACGCCTGCGCGTGCACGGGCGCGCCCAGGCCGCGCGCTTTTCGTGGGACGCGAGCGCCACCAAGGCCCTGCGCGCGCTCGAAGCGCGCTTCGGCGACGTGCCCGCGCCGGTGGTGCCGCTGCCGGCCAAGCGGCCGCGCCTGGCGTTCGTCTCGCCGCTGCCGCCCGAGCGCACCGGCATCGCCGACTACGCGGCCCAGGTGCTGCCGGCCATGATGGAACACTACGACATCGAACTGATCGTCCAGCAGGACAAGGTGGTGCTGCCGCCATCCCTGGCCGCCCTGCCGCGCCGCAGCGCCGCCTGGTTCGACCAGAACGCCGGCCAGTTCGACCGCATCCTCTACCAGTTCGGTAACAGCCCCTTCCACAGCCACATGTTCGGGCTGCTGGCGCGCCATCCTGGCGTGGTGGTGCTGCACGACTTTTTCATCAGCAGCGTGCTGGCCTACGAACAGATGAACGGCGCGATTCCCAACGGCTGGACCGACGCCCTCTACGAAGGCCACGGCATGGCCGCACTGCTGGCCGGGCTGGACCCGGCGCGCGCGCTCGACGCCCGCAATCAGTATCCGTGCAACCTGGCCGTGCTGCGCCAGGCGCGCCGCGTGGTGGTCCATTCGCAGCATGCGCGCGAACTGGCGCGCCAGTGGTACGGACCGCTGGCCGCGGGCGACTGGAGCGTGGTGCCGCTGCCGCGCGCCCTGCCGCAGGCCGAGGACCGCGCTAGCGCCCGGCGCGCCCTGGGCATCGCCGACGACGTGTTTTTGGTGTGCAGCTTCGGCTTCGTGGCGCACACCAAGCATAGCCAGGAATTGCTCGACGCCTGGATCGGCTCGACCCTGCACGCCAACCCGCGCTGCGAACTGGTGCTGGTCGGCGCCAACGATGGCGGCGAGTATGGCGTGACGATCAACGCCACCCTGGCCGGCGCCGGCGGCAAGCGCATGCGCATCGCCGGCTGGACCGACGAAGCGGTGTACCACCAGTATCTGCAGGCGGCCGACGTCGGCGTGCAACTGCGCTGCCAGTCGCGCGGCGAAACCTCGGCCGCGGTGCTCGACTGCCTGAACTACGGGCTGGCGACCATCGTCAACGCCAACGGTTCGATGGCCGAACTGCCGCAGGATGCGGTATGGGGCTTACCCGACCAGTTCAGCATGGCGCAGCTGCGTGATGCGCTGGAAGGCTTGCACGCCGATCCGGCCCGCCGCAGCGCGCTGGGCGCACGCGCGCGCACCCTGCTCCATACGGTGCACAGCCCCGCCCACAGCGCGCGCCTGTATGCCGAGGCGCTGGAATCGACCTATGCGCCGGCGGCCGCTTCGCGCGGCGCCCTGCTGGCGGCGCTGGCGGACCAGCCTTCGCTGCATGCCGACGACGCGCTGGTGCGGCGCAGCGCCCAGTGCCTGGCCGCGCTGCCGGAAGCGCTGGCGCCGCGCCAGCTGCTGGTCGACGTCACATCGATCGCGCGCCACGACCTCAAGACCGGGATCGAACGGGTGGTGCGCATGCAGCTCATCGAGCTGCTGGCGCGGGTCGAACCGGGCCTGCGCATCGAACCGGTGTACCTGGCCGACCAGGATGGGCGCTGCGAATACCGCTACGCGCGCGACTATGCGCGCCGCCTGTTCGGCATCGATTGCCCGCTGCCGCCCGACCAGGCGGTCGACGTGCAGGCGGGCGACCGCTTCTACAGCGCCGACTACGCGCCGGGCGCCATCATGGCCGCCGCGCGCAAGGGCATGTACGCGCACTGGCGCGCGCGCGGGGTCGAAGTCAATTTCCTGATCCACGACCTGCTGCCGGTGCTGCGCCCCGAATTCTTCCCCGAAGGCGCCGATCACGGCCATGCCGCCTGGCTGGCCTGCATCGCCGGCCAGGCCGACCGCCTGGTGTGCATTTCGGACGCCGTGCGCAATGAACTGCAAGCCTGGCTGGAACACACCCGGCCCGAGGTCCACGGCCAAGTGAAGCTGGCGGTGCTGCACCACGGCGCCGATATCGGCGGTGCGCAAGCCATTCCCGCGCCTGCCGCCGCGCGCGTGGCGGCGGCCACGGGCGGCCCGGCCACCTTCCTGATGGTCGGCACCATCGAGCCGCGCAAGGGCCACCTGCAGGCGCTCGACGCCTTCGAGCAGCTGTGGCGCGAGGGCGTGGACGCGAACCTGGTGATCGTCGGCGCCGAAGGCTGGACGCCGCTGCCCGATGGCGCGCGGCGCACCATTCCGCGCATCGTCGAACGCCTGCGCGGCCATCCGCAACTGGGGCAGCGCCTGCAATGGCTCAAGGGGATCGGCGACGCCGAACTGCTCGACCTGTACCAGAACAGTTCCTGCCTGCTGGTGCCGAGCGAAGGGGAAGGCTTCGGCCTGCCGCTGATCGAAGCGGCGCGCTATGGCTTGCCGGTGCTGGCGCGCGACATTCCGGTGTTCCGCGAAGTAGCGGGCGAACACGCCGCCTATTTCAGCGGCATGGACGGCGCGGACCTGGCGGCGGCGCTGCGCGAGTGGCTGGAACAGCACGGCACCGGCACGGCGCCGGCGTCGAGCGGCATGCCTTGGATTACCTGGCGCGAAAACGCCGCCCAGCTGCTCGACGTGCTGGCCGGACGGCGCCAGGAAGTGCGCTGGCCAGCCGCCTGA
- a CDS encoding MBOAT family O-acyltransferase → MVFSSAVFLFYFLPGFLLLYYVLPWKNTVLLVGSLLFYAWGEPRFVPLLLLSAFLNYSVGYLIARAGPQRKSLLAVGVALNLAMLAYYKYLGFFAGILQALHLRDGALPAIVLPLGISFFTFQGISYLIDVYRRDIAAQGSFLRFAMYKAMFPQLIAGPIVRYAQIADEVDHRTLDNARIWKGFRQFVLGLAQKILIANYVGLAADRIFAVDPVELNAITAWMGIACYSIQILFDFAGYSNMAIGIGHMLGFTYPPNFNRPYAALSITDFWRRWHISLSTWFRDYLYIPLGGNRVSALRTYFNLALVFLLCGLWHGAAWTFVIWGAWHGALLVLERLGGATVLARLPAFVAQAWTMLCVMIGWVFFRAPDVPYALRYLGSMFGGHDGQALLHTWRLDLPNTSQVALVAGIVLACWRWRASAPPQTGGGGARMPALLAQGGHLASTAALALLCIGSLAAGTYNPFIYFRF, encoded by the coding sequence ATGGTATTCAGTTCGGCCGTCTTTCTTTTCTATTTTCTTCCCGGCTTTCTGCTGCTGTATTACGTCCTTCCCTGGAAAAACACGGTCTTGCTGGTCGGCAGCCTGCTGTTTTATGCCTGGGGCGAGCCGCGCTTCGTGCCGCTGCTGCTGCTCTCGGCTTTTCTCAATTACAGCGTCGGCTACCTGATCGCGCGCGCCGGACCGCAGCGCAAGAGCTTGCTGGCGGTGGGGGTGGCGCTCAACCTGGCCATGCTGGCCTACTATAAATACCTGGGCTTTTTCGCCGGCATCCTGCAGGCGCTGCACTTGCGCGACGGCGCGCTGCCGGCCATCGTGCTGCCGCTGGGGATTTCCTTCTTCACCTTCCAGGGTATTTCCTACCTGATCGACGTGTACCGGCGCGACATCGCCGCGCAAGGCAGCTTTTTGCGCTTTGCCATGTACAAGGCCATGTTCCCGCAACTGATCGCCGGTCCGATCGTGCGCTACGCCCAGATCGCCGATGAAGTCGATCACCGCACCCTGGACAATGCCCGCATCTGGAAGGGATTTCGCCAGTTCGTGCTGGGCCTGGCCCAGAAAATCCTGATCGCCAATTACGTGGGGCTGGCTGCCGACCGCATTTTCGCGGTCGATCCGGTGGAACTCAACGCCATCACCGCCTGGATGGGCATCGCCTGCTATTCGATCCAGATCCTGTTCGACTTCGCCGGCTACTCGAACATGGCGATCGGGATCGGCCACATGCTCGGCTTTACCTATCCGCCCAATTTCAACCGTCCGTACGCGGCGCTGTCGATCACCGATTTCTGGCGCCGCTGGCACATCAGCCTGTCGACCTGGTTCCGCGACTACCTGTACATTCCCCTCGGCGGCAACCGGGTCTCTGCGCTGCGCACCTACTTCAACCTGGCGCTGGTGTTCCTGCTGTGCGGCCTGTGGCATGGCGCGGCCTGGACGTTCGTGATCTGGGGCGCGTGGCACGGCGCCCTGCTGGTGCTCGAACGCCTGGGCGGCGCCACCGTGCTCGCGCGCCTGCCCGCTTTCGTGGCGCAGGCCTGGACCATGCTGTGCGTGATGATCGGCTGGGTCTTTTTCCGCGCCCCCGACGTGCCTTACGCGCTGCGCTACCTTGGCAGCATGTTCGGCGGCCATGACGGCCAGGCCCTGCTGCATACCTGGCGCCTGGATCTACCGAATACCTCGCAGGTGGCGCTGGTGGCGGGCATCGTGCTGGCCTGCTGGCGCTGGCGCGCTTCGGCGCCGCCGCAAACGGGCGGGGGCGGCGCGCGCATGCCGGCGCTGCTGGCCCAAGGCGGCCATCTGGCATCGACCGCGGCCCTGGCGCTGCTGTGCATCGGCAGCCTGGCCGCCGGTACCTACAACCCCTTCATTTATTTCCGCTTCTGA